A stretch of the Agromyces larvae genome encodes the following:
- a CDS encoding dihydrofolate reductase family protein → MGIIAASMFLTLDGVYQAPGGREEDPSGAFPYGGWQAEFLDDESGADIGADIDRMDALLLGRRTYDIFAGYWPRVPADNPIAAKFAQVPKFVVSRTLADPDWQGTTVLPDAATAARLRDRFDEVQVIGSGSLLQSLFTADAVDRLQLWTYPVTLGEGKRLFGPGTIPAAFRLVRARAYPGGAVGAVYERSGDLVLRDMDDGIEPAG, encoded by the coding sequence ATGGGCATCATCGCGGCGAGCATGTTCCTCACCCTCGACGGGGTGTACCAGGCTCCCGGCGGCCGTGAGGAGGACCCGAGCGGCGCGTTCCCGTACGGCGGCTGGCAGGCCGAGTTCCTCGACGACGAGTCGGGTGCCGACATCGGCGCCGACATCGACCGCATGGACGCGCTGCTGCTCGGTCGGCGCACGTACGACATCTTCGCGGGCTATTGGCCGCGAGTGCCGGCCGACAACCCGATCGCGGCCAAGTTCGCGCAGGTGCCCAAGTTCGTCGTGTCGCGCACCCTCGCCGATCCCGACTGGCAGGGCACGACCGTGCTGCCCGACGCGGCGACCGCCGCGCGTCTGCGCGATCGGTTCGACGAGGTGCAGGTGATCGGTTCGGGCAGCCTGCTGCAGTCGCTGTTCACCGCGGACGCGGTCGATCGGCTGCAGCTCTGGACGTATCCGGTGACGCTCGGCGAGGGCAAGCGACTGTTCGGGCCGGGCACGATCCCGGCGGCGTTCCGCCTGGTGCGCGCGCGGGCATATCCCGGTGGCGCGGTCGGCGCAGTGTACGAACGCTCGGGCGACCTCGTGCTGCGCGACATGGACGACGGGATCGAACCCGCCGGCTGA
- a CDS encoding cupin domain-containing protein, protein MNAAEITMTPTMTPPSPAELVPGDSLVIGTGRTRRFVGQEHGAGVSYFFVDNEPGEGPGLHWHPYAETWVVLDGTARIRIGEQTLVAQAGDTATVPAGVWHGFTNVGEGRLRVLCIHASAVIVQTWAE, encoded by the coding sequence ATGAACGCCGCAGAGATCACCATGACCCCGACCATGACCCCGCCCTCCCCCGCCGAACTCGTGCCCGGCGACTCGCTCGTCATCGGCACGGGGCGGACCCGCCGGTTCGTCGGCCAGGAGCACGGCGCGGGCGTGTCGTACTTCTTCGTCGACAACGAGCCGGGCGAGGGCCCCGGGCTGCACTGGCATCCCTACGCCGAGACGTGGGTCGTGCTCGACGGCACCGCGCGCATCCGCATCGGCGAGCAGACGCTCGTCGCCCAGGCCGGCGACACCGCGACCGTCCCGGCCGGGGTCTGGCACGGCTTCACCAACGTCGGCGAGGGTCGCCTGCGGGTGCTCTGCATCCACGCGTCCGCCGTCATCGTCCAGACCTGGGCGGAGTGA
- a CDS encoding O-acetylhomoserine aminocarboxypropyltransferase/cysteine synthase family protein — translation MGYPSAHDDAAFATRQVHAGESDDPAFGARITPIYLSAGFRFDDFAEARDRFAGRAEGYLYTRSGNPTNAALERRIAGLEGGRDAVVVASGQAALTVSVLSVVGAGDHVLSAQSIYSGTRSLFAQAFGRLGIEVEFIDDPRDVGEWRRRLRPTTRAFYTESIANPTNEVADLAGIAAVAHEAGVPLIVDNTLATPYLVRPIEHGADLVVHSASKFLSGHGAALGGVIVDAGVFDWAARPDAYPHLTASDEALRGRSYVEAHGGHALTAYVREVTGALFGPVLSPVNAFLIQQGIETLSLRVQRQSATALEIAAWLERQPEVRRVDYAGLPSHPSHDLVARYLPRGAGAVLAFEIEGGEASAAVFHDAVALFSRMSHIGDVRSLILHPATTTHAHLDRATRERGRITGGLLRLAIGLEEPDDLIRDLERGFAAVRVAHDVDAIDTDVRVTEGSTR, via the coding sequence ATGGGATACCCATCAGCCCACGACGACGCCGCGTTCGCCACCCGACAGGTGCACGCCGGCGAATCCGACGATCCGGCATTCGGTGCGCGCATCACACCGATCTACCTGAGCGCGGGGTTCCGGTTCGACGACTTCGCCGAGGCGCGCGACCGGTTCGCCGGCCGGGCCGAAGGCTACCTGTACACGCGATCGGGCAACCCGACGAACGCGGCGCTCGAACGCCGCATCGCGGGGCTCGAGGGCGGTCGCGACGCGGTCGTGGTCGCGAGCGGTCAGGCCGCGCTCACGGTGTCGGTGCTGTCGGTCGTGGGCGCCGGCGACCACGTGCTCTCGGCCCAGAGCATCTACTCGGGCACCCGCAGCCTCTTCGCGCAGGCGTTCGGCCGGCTCGGCATCGAGGTCGAGTTCATCGACGACCCCCGCGACGTCGGCGAGTGGCGCCGCCGGCTGAGGCCGACCACGCGCGCGTTCTACACCGAGTCGATCGCGAACCCGACGAACGAGGTCGCCGACCTCGCGGGCATCGCCGCGGTCGCCCACGAAGCGGGGGTGCCGCTCATCGTCGACAACACGCTCGCGACGCCCTACCTGGTGCGGCCGATCGAGCACGGCGCCGACCTCGTCGTGCACTCGGCGAGCAAGTTCCTCTCGGGGCACGGTGCGGCGCTCGGCGGCGTGATCGTGGACGCGGGCGTCTTCGACTGGGCCGCACGGCCCGATGCGTACCCGCACCTCACCGCGTCCGACGAGGCGCTGCGCGGGCGCAGCTACGTCGAGGCGCACGGCGGCCACGCCCTCACCGCGTATGTGCGCGAAGTCACCGGCGCCCTGTTCGGGCCGGTGCTCTCGCCGGTGAACGCGTTCCTCATCCAGCAGGGCATCGAGACCCTGTCGCTGCGCGTGCAGCGGCAGTCCGCGACGGCGCTCGAGATCGCCGCGTGGCTCGAACGGCAGCCCGAGGTGCGTCGGGTCGACTACGCGGGCCTGCCCTCGCACCCGTCGCACGACCTCGTCGCGCGCTACCTTCCGCGCGGGGCCGGCGCAGTGCTCGCGTTCGAGATCGAGGGCGGCGAGGCATCCGCCGCGGTCTTCCACGACGCCGTCGCCCTGTTCAGCCGCATGAGCCACATCGGCGACGTGCGGTCGCTGATCCTCCACCCCGCGACCACGACGCACGCCCACCTCGACCGCGCGACCCGGGAACGGGGCCGCATCACGGGCGGGCTGCTGCGCCTGGCGATCGGGCTCGAGGAGCCCGACGACCTGATCCGAGACCTCGAGCGCGGCTTCGCGGCCGTGCGGGTCGCGCATGACGTCGACGCGATCGACACCGATGTGCGCGTCACCGAGGGGAGCACCCGATGA
- the speB gene encoding agmatinase has protein sequence MQPASDDGTPGTPVGPVDASRVPRFAGIATFARLPRLDEVEHADIAIVGVPFDSGVSYRPGARFGPAHVREASRLLRPFNPAQRVSPFETQQVADAGDLAVNPFSIDEAVAEIEQGALALADRADRLVVIGGDHTIALPLLRAVHAKHGPVAVLHFDAHLDTWDTYFGAPITHGTPFRRASEEGLIDLTASMHVGTRGPLYGVDDLADDERLGFAIVTSEDVEEHGVPAAIERIRARIGDAPLYISIDIDVLDPAHAPGTGTPEAGGLTSRELLRMVRALADRRIVGADVVEVAPAYDHAQLTAVAASHVAYELISAMAPRP, from the coding sequence ATGCAACCTGCTTCCGATGACGGCACACCGGGCACGCCGGTCGGCCCGGTCGACGCCAGCCGCGTCCCCCGGTTCGCGGGCATCGCCACCTTCGCGCGGCTTCCTCGGCTCGACGAGGTCGAGCACGCCGACATCGCGATCGTGGGCGTGCCGTTCGACAGCGGGGTCAGCTACCGCCCCGGCGCCCGGTTCGGCCCCGCGCATGTGCGCGAAGCATCCCGGCTGCTTCGTCCCTTCAACCCGGCGCAGCGGGTGTCGCCGTTCGAGACGCAGCAGGTCGCCGACGCGGGCGACCTCGCCGTCAATCCGTTCTCGATCGACGAGGCCGTCGCCGAGATCGAGCAGGGCGCCCTCGCGCTCGCCGATCGCGCCGACCGCCTGGTCGTCATCGGCGGCGACCACACCATCGCCCTGCCGCTGCTGCGGGCCGTGCACGCGAAGCACGGACCCGTCGCGGTGTTGCACTTCGACGCGCACCTGGACACCTGGGACACGTACTTCGGTGCGCCGATCACGCACGGCACGCCGTTCCGGCGCGCGTCGGAGGAGGGGCTCATCGACCTCACCGCGAGCATGCACGTCGGCACCCGCGGCCCGCTCTACGGGGTCGACGACCTCGCCGACGACGAGCGGCTCGGATTCGCGATCGTGACGAGCGAAGACGTCGAGGAGCACGGCGTGCCGGCGGCGATCGAGCGCATCCGCGCCCGCATCGGCGACGCGCCGCTGTACATCTCGATCGACATCGACGTGCTCGACCCGGCCCACGCACCCGGCACCGGCACCCCCGAGGCCGGCGGCCTCACGAGCCGTGAACTGCTGCGCATGGTGCGCGCGCTGGCCGACCGGCGCATCGTGGGCGCCGATGTCGTCGAGGTCGCCCCGGCCTACGACCACGCCCAGCTCACGGCGGTCGCGGCATCCCACGTCGCCTACGAACTGATCAGCGCGATGGCGCCCCGCCCCTGA
- a CDS encoding FAD-binding oxidoreductase, with protein MTALDELRTSITGTVVLPGDADYDTARQPWNLAVDQRPAAIATPADVRELQTVVRTAAAAGLKVTAQPNGHGADGSLDGVVLVRTSRFDRLVVDEPARVLRAGAGVNWGRALQELDGTGLVALAGSNPEVNIVGLALNGGHSMFSRRYGLTARSIITARLVDAAGDELELSDADDPDLIWALRGGGGHFGIVTEIELALHAGDALFGGSLMFAPEHAVAAITAAFDLSREALDLGLEVGMMRFPDVPLVPEPMRGQTVATVAMVHVGDEAEGRAFADRLLAVAEPVANTLTAFTIGSLAAVAAEPVDPMPTADLGGVLSGFDETFARDFVAAFLAGADLGLTRCGLRVLGGAIADELGAERSAIGALHAPLLMNAGVVLMGPGIDPARALQPLRELAARYPATGGVPSFLGTGTTLADAYPAEVVERLAEIKRRFDPTGLFVGNRPIARA; from the coding sequence ATGACCGCGCTCGACGAGCTCCGCACCTCCATCACCGGCACCGTGGTCCTCCCCGGCGACGCCGACTACGACACCGCCAGGCAGCCGTGGAACCTCGCGGTCGACCAACGGCCGGCCGCGATCGCGACCCCCGCCGACGTACGCGAACTGCAGACCGTCGTGCGCACCGCGGCCGCCGCAGGCCTCAAGGTCACCGCCCAGCCGAACGGCCACGGCGCCGACGGCTCGCTCGACGGGGTCGTGCTCGTGCGCACGAGCCGGTTCGACCGGCTGGTCGTCGACGAGCCGGCGCGGGTGCTGCGCGCCGGCGCCGGAGTCAACTGGGGGCGGGCGCTGCAGGAGCTCGACGGCACCGGGCTGGTCGCCCTCGCCGGCTCCAACCCCGAGGTGAACATCGTGGGGCTCGCGCTGAACGGCGGGCACTCGATGTTCAGCCGCCGCTACGGCCTCACGGCCCGTTCGATCATCACCGCGCGACTCGTCGACGCGGCCGGCGACGAGCTCGAGCTCTCCGACGCCGACGACCCCGATCTGATCTGGGCGCTGCGCGGCGGCGGCGGCCACTTCGGCATCGTCACCGAGATCGAGCTCGCCCTGCACGCGGGCGACGCACTGTTCGGCGGCAGCCTGATGTTCGCACCCGAGCACGCGGTCGCGGCGATCACGGCGGCGTTCGACCTGTCGCGCGAAGCGCTCGACCTCGGCCTCGAGGTGGGCATGATGCGGTTCCCCGACGTGCCGCTCGTGCCCGAGCCGATGCGCGGCCAGACGGTCGCCACCGTGGCGATGGTGCACGTCGGCGACGAGGCCGAGGGGCGGGCGTTCGCCGATCGGCTGCTCGCCGTCGCCGAACCGGTGGCGAACACCCTCACCGCGTTCACGATCGGCTCGCTCGCGGCCGTCGCCGCCGAACCGGTCGACCCCATGCCGACCGCCGACCTCGGCGGTGTGCTCAGCGGATTCGACGAGACGTTCGCCCGCGACTTCGTGGCGGCGTTCCTCGCGGGTGCCGACCTCGGGCTCACCCGGTGCGGGCTCCGCGTGCTCGGCGGCGCGATCGCCGACGAACTCGGCGCCGAGCGATCGGCGATCGGTGCGTTGCACGCACCGCTGCTCATGAACGCGGGGGTGGTGCTGATGGGCCCCGGCATCGACCCCGCCCGGGCGCTGCAGCCGCTGCGCGAGCTCGCGGCGAGGTATCCCGCGACGGGCGGGGTGCCGAGCTTCCTCGGCACGGGCACCACGCTCGCCGACGCCTATCCCGCCGAGGTGGTCGAGCGGCTCGCCGAGATCAAGCGCCGGTTCGACCCGACCGGGCTGTTCGTCGGCAACCGGCCGATCGCCCGGGCCTGA
- a CDS encoding helix-turn-helix domain-containing protein, whose protein sequence is MRPVHPGPSSAPVAIGARIRNARKAQGLTLAQVADASGLTKGFLSRLERDDTSPSVATLVQLCQVLSLPVGALFAEPEIQRVALDEAPLINLGGTGVVERLVSPRSESRVQIIRSSMQPGASGGTELYTISSEVEVLHVISGSLVVHFVDRTERLAAGDSLTFPGREPHNWAADPDEGAEVAWVLVPAAWSGTS, encoded by the coding sequence GTGCGTCCAGTCCATCCCGGCCCGAGCAGCGCACCCGTCGCGATCGGGGCGCGCATCCGCAACGCCCGCAAGGCCCAGGGCCTCACCCTGGCCCAGGTCGCCGATGCGAGCGGACTCACCAAGGGGTTCCTCTCGCGACTCGAGCGCGACGACACCTCGCCGAGCGTCGCGACGCTCGTGCAGCTCTGCCAGGTGCTCTCGCTCCCGGTCGGCGCACTGTTCGCCGAGCCCGAGATCCAACGGGTCGCCCTCGACGAGGCGCCGCTCATCAACCTCGGCGGAACGGGGGTGGTCGAACGGCTCGTCTCCCCTCGCAGCGAGTCGCGCGTGCAGATCATCCGGTCGAGCATGCAGCCCGGAGCATCCGGTGGCACCGAGCTCTACACGATCTCGAGCGAGGTCGAGGTGCTGCACGTGATCTCGGGCTCGCTCGTGGTGCACTTCGTCGACCGCACCGAGCGCCTCGCAGCGGGCGACTCGCTCACCTTCCCGGGGCGCGAACCGCACAACTGGGCGGCCGACCCCGACGAGGGAGCCGAGGTCGCGTGGGTGCTCGTGCCCGCGGCGTGGAGCGGCACCTCCTGA
- a CDS encoding alpha/beta fold hydrolase, whose amino-acid sequence MARMPVGIENSTEVSLHYIDQGAGRPVVLIHGFPLSAASWTKQQYALLDAGYRVIAYDRRGFGASSKTGSGFDYDTFAADLDVMIEELELHDAVLVGFSMGTGEVARYLANYGSARVSKAVFIGSLEPFLLLTDDNPGGAGPQEFFDGIAASVRADRHAFLTGFFDDFYNTDTFLGDRLSPEALAASVEIANHAGNVAIAAAPLTWPTDFRDDIPKIDVPSLIVHGTADRILPIDVTARRFRELLPDATYVEIEGAPHGLLWTHGDEVNEALLAFLEE is encoded by the coding sequence ATGGCACGCATGCCCGTCGGCATCGAGAACTCCACCGAGGTCTCACTGCACTACATCGATCAGGGGGCGGGGCGGCCGGTGGTGCTGATCCACGGGTTCCCGTTGAGCGCGGCCTCGTGGACGAAGCAGCAGTACGCCCTGCTCGACGCCGGGTACCGGGTGATCGCCTACGATCGCCGCGGGTTCGGGGCATCCTCGAAAACCGGGTCGGGGTTCGACTATGACACGTTCGCGGCCGACCTCGACGTGATGATCGAAGAGCTCGAACTCCATGACGCGGTGCTCGTCGGGTTCTCGATGGGCACTGGCGAGGTGGCCCGCTACCTCGCGAACTACGGCAGCGCCCGGGTGAGCAAGGCGGTGTTCATCGGCTCGCTCGAACCGTTCCTGCTGCTCACCGACGACAATCCCGGCGGCGCCGGCCCGCAGGAGTTCTTCGACGGCATCGCCGCGTCGGTGCGGGCCGACCGGCACGCGTTCCTCACGGGGTTCTTCGACGATTTCTACAACACCGACACGTTCCTCGGCGACCGGCTGTCGCCCGAGGCGCTGGCGGCGAGCGTGGAGATCGCCAACCACGCCGGCAACGTGGCGATCGCGGCCGCACCGCTCACCTGGCCGACCGACTTCCGCGACGACATCCCGAAGATCGACGTGCCGTCGCTCATCGTGCACGGCACGGCCGACCGCATCCTGCCGATCGACGTCACCGCGCGCCGGTTCCGCGAACTCCTGCCCGACGCGACCTACGTCGAGATCGAGGGGGCCCCGCACGGCCTGCTGTGGACCCACGGCGACGAGGTCAACGAGGCGCTGCTCGCATTCCTCGAGGAGTGA
- the msuE gene encoding FMN reductase — protein MAGTVSIVAVSGSLHAPSKTTVLAREILEAFADALRDGGIDVETRLIELSEIGREFSGALNRSELSPTAEETIRDIEAATLLIVASPVYRASFTGLFKHVFDFVGQYSLIDKPVLLAATGGSDRHALIIEHQFRPLFSFFQALTLPIGVYASDPDFVDYRIESESLRERIEQAVQRGIPVVRGTLADSVSEYVSTW, from the coding sequence ATGGCTGGAACCGTTTCGATCGTGGCCGTGTCAGGCAGCCTGCACGCGCCTTCGAAGACCACTGTGCTCGCTCGCGAGATCCTGGAGGCATTCGCCGATGCGCTGCGCGACGGCGGCATCGACGTCGAGACCCGACTGATCGAGCTGAGCGAGATCGGCCGCGAGTTCTCGGGGGCGCTGAACCGCTCCGAGTTGAGCCCGACCGCCGAGGAGACGATCCGCGACATCGAGGCAGCGACCCTGCTCATCGTCGCGAGCCCGGTGTACCGGGCCAGCTTCACCGGGCTCTTCAAGCACGTCTTCGATTTCGTGGGGCAGTACTCGCTCATCGACAAGCCGGTGCTGCTCGCCGCGACGGGCGGCAGCGACCGGCACGCCCTCATCATCGAGCACCAGTTCCGGCCGCTGTTCTCGTTCTTCCAGGCGCTGACGCTGCCGATCGGCGTGTACGCGAGCGACCCCGACTTCGTCGACTACCGCATCGAGTCCGAGTCGCTGCGCGAGCGCATCGAGCAGGCGGTGCAGCGCGGCATCCCGGTCGTGCGCGGCACGCTGGCCGACTCGGTGTCGGAGTACGTCTCGACCTGGTGA
- a CDS encoding DUF4287 domain-containing protein, whose amino-acid sequence MSFQAYLDTIERKTGLTPRQLIELAHEQGFDETTKATPIVDWLKADYDLGRGHAMALVHVITKGPKISSKHVGSNGAHADASDTLWLDGAATNPDR is encoded by the coding sequence ATGTCGTTCCAGGCGTACCTCGACACCATCGAGCGCAAGACCGGCCTCACCCCGCGTCAGCTCATCGAGCTCGCACACGAGCAGGGGTTCGACGAGACCACCAAGGCGACGCCGATCGTGGATTGGCTGAAGGCCGACTACGACCTCGGCCGGGGGCACGCGATGGCCCTCGTGCACGTCATCACGAAGGGCCCGAAGATCTCGTCGAAGCACGTGGGATCGAACGGCGCGCACGCCGATGCATCCGACACCCTCTGGCTCGACGGCGCCGCCACCAACCCCGACCGCTGA
- a CDS encoding ArsR/SmtB family transcription factor — MDRNFVDFRLAPDDLRAIRFGISPGHELCHAMRVLQRPDGHPMQWGWLRGVRGRLPRDAFDLFADVIGIDGYFPDFLTSTPAWDTTPDREAARLREVPLEQIRFDLHKMVLRSSGARQRRIRDLIDEPERTRERIADAGQLLWRAALEPVWPQLERILRADIAVRARRIAAEGIAGMVGALHTSVSWSGDAVRVQLRRFSDTIDCRGSGLVLVPSVFGGQGCTVLTEQGVQPTLFYPAQGVTERWARDPVAVADALGALVGETRARILVTAHAARTTSQVAADAGLAISTASHHLAILRDSGLIAATRDGARVLHERTPLGEALIGGAG, encoded by the coding sequence ATGGATCGAAACTTCGTCGACTTCCGGCTCGCCCCCGACGACCTGCGAGCCATCCGGTTCGGCATCTCGCCGGGCCACGAACTCTGCCACGCGATGCGCGTGCTCCAGCGGCCGGACGGGCATCCGATGCAGTGGGGCTGGCTGCGCGGTGTGCGCGGACGTCTGCCGCGCGACGCGTTCGACCTGTTCGCCGACGTCATCGGCATCGACGGGTACTTCCCCGACTTCCTCACCTCGACCCCCGCATGGGACACCACGCCCGACCGCGAGGCGGCCCGGCTGCGCGAGGTGCCGCTCGAACAGATCCGGTTCGACCTGCACAAGATGGTGCTGCGGTCGAGCGGCGCCAGGCAGCGGCGCATCCGCGACCTGATCGACGAGCCCGAACGCACCCGCGAACGCATCGCCGACGCCGGGCAGTTGCTCTGGCGGGCGGCGCTCGAACCCGTGTGGCCGCAGCTCGAGCGCATCCTCCGCGCCGACATCGCGGTGCGGGCGCGCAGGATCGCGGCCGAGGGCATCGCCGGCATGGTGGGCGCGCTGCACACGTCGGTGAGCTGGAGCGGCGATGCCGTGCGCGTGCAGCTGCGCCGGTTCTCGGACACCATCGACTGCCGCGGCAGCGGCCTCGTGCTCGTGCCCTCGGTGTTCGGCGGGCAGGGGTGCACGGTGCTCACCGAGCAGGGCGTGCAGCCGACGCTGTTCTACCCGGCACAGGGAGTCACGGAACGGTGGGCGCGCGACCCCGTCGCCGTCGCCGACGCGCTCGGGGCGCTCGTCGGCGAGACCAGGGCGCGCATCCTGGTCACGGCGCACGCCGCACGCACCACCTCGCAGGTCGCCGCCGATGCCGGGCTCGCGATCTCGACCGCGTCGCACCACCTCGCCATCCTCCGCGACAGCGGCCTGATCGCCGCCACGCGCGACGGAGCCCGAGTGCTGCACGAGCGCACGCCGCTCGGCGAGGCGCTGATCGGCGGCGCCGGCTGA
- a CDS encoding LLM class flavin-dependent oxidoreductase: MSRLQHFGWFFSRGFGPQGWGHPYFDWGYRWTEPALYQQSARELEQAGLDLVIIEDGPSLGSPETLDLRVREAYGGPKHDPVALTSFLLAATSHLGVAPTVNAGAWGPYLAARHFASLHHLSGHRVGVNVVTDVPSTRHYGVPRVTHDQAYDRADEWLRAVRELWHSWDDGALVADPSTWHYADGSKLRRTRFEGEYFDVEGPLNAIPFTDGDPAVVSPGGSPKGIAFAGAHSDVQLALAPLQLERVRTYRQRVIDAAVAAGRPAGAVKTLFVFKPEIVASDEEVERVVRASFDPTDDVVAAILAGQSSDLETDLTSLPLDRPVDPSIFGEHVSQGSIKGLLGTFDDFSSATLRELIVAKARKGRIDEHAGFVGTAEQVADFIEEFGEEADNDGFIFSGDLHPVTVHRYLDELVPVLRRRGILRREFGGGGIQGNLHEF; the protein is encoded by the coding sequence ATGAGCCGACTGCAGCATTTCGGATGGTTCTTCTCCCGCGGGTTCGGGCCGCAGGGGTGGGGGCATCCGTACTTCGACTGGGGCTACCGGTGGACCGAGCCCGCGCTCTACCAGCAGTCGGCCCGCGAACTCGAGCAGGCCGGACTCGACCTCGTCATCATCGAGGACGGCCCGTCGCTCGGCTCGCCCGAGACCCTCGACCTGCGCGTCCGCGAGGCGTACGGCGGACCCAAGCACGATCCCGTCGCGCTGACGTCGTTCCTGCTCGCCGCGACGTCCCACCTCGGCGTCGCGCCGACGGTGAACGCAGGCGCCTGGGGTCCGTATCTCGCGGCCCGCCACTTCGCCTCGCTGCACCACCTGAGCGGGCACCGGGTCGGCGTGAACGTCGTGACCGATGTGCCGAGCACCCGCCACTACGGCGTGCCGCGGGTCACCCACGACCAGGCCTACGATCGGGCCGACGAATGGCTGCGAGCGGTGCGCGAACTCTGGCACAGCTGGGACGACGGTGCGCTCGTCGCGGATCCGTCGACCTGGCACTACGCCGACGGCTCGAAGCTGCGTCGCACTCGGTTCGAGGGGGAGTACTTCGACGTCGAGGGGCCGTTGAACGCCATCCCGTTCACCGACGGAGACCCCGCCGTCGTGTCGCCCGGCGGGTCGCCGAAGGGCATCGCGTTCGCCGGCGCCCACTCCGATGTGCAGCTCGCGCTCGCGCCCCTGCAGCTCGAACGGGTGCGGACGTACCGTCAGCGCGTCATCGACGCGGCGGTCGCCGCCGGCCGGCCTGCGGGCGCGGTGAAGACGCTGTTCGTGTTCAAGCCCGAGATCGTCGCGAGCGACGAGGAGGTCGAGCGCGTGGTGCGTGCATCGTTCGATCCGACCGACGACGTCGTCGCCGCGATCCTCGCCGGGCAGTCGAGCGACCTCGAAACCGACCTCACGAGCCTGCCGCTCGACCGACCCGTCGACCCGTCGATCTTCGGCGAGCACGTGTCCCAGGGCAGCATCAAGGGGCTCCTCGGCACCTTCGACGACTTCTCCTCGGCGACGCTGCGGGAGCTCATCGTCGCGAAGGCACGCAAAGGCCGCATCGACGAGCATGCCGGGTTCGTCGGCACCGCCGAGCAGGTCGCCGACTTCATCGAGGAGTTCGGCGAGGAGGCCGACAACGACGGCTTCATCTTCTCGGGCGACCTGCACCCCGTGACCGTGCACCGGTACCTCGACGAACTCGTTCCGGTGCTGCGCCGGCGCGGCATCCTGCGCCGCGAGTTCGGCGGCGGCGGCATCCAAGGCAATCTGCACGAATTCTGA
- a CDS encoding YybH family protein: MTAREPHAAEVRRAAAEIVDAFAATDGDRYFAAFSPDATFLFHTEPTRLDDRAAYERLWREWVESGWRVRSCESSGSRVQTFPGGAVFTHDVATSVDTGDGAVESYRERETIVFRVADADTDTDTDPDDAAAGHALTAVHEHLSPAPA, from the coding sequence ATGACCGCTCGAGAACCCCACGCCGCCGAGGTGCGCCGCGCCGCGGCCGAGATCGTCGACGCGTTCGCCGCGACCGACGGCGACCGCTATTTCGCGGCGTTCTCGCCCGACGCGACGTTCCTGTTCCACACCGAGCCGACCCGCCTCGACGACCGGGCCGCGTACGAACGCCTGTGGCGCGAGTGGGTGGAGAGCGGGTGGCGCGTGCGGTCGTGCGAGTCGTCGGGCTCGCGCGTGCAGACCTTCCCCGGCGGCGCTGTGTTCACGCATGACGTCGCCACGAGCGTCGACACGGGCGACGGCGCCGTCGAGTCGTATCGCGAGCGCGAGACCATCGTCTTCCGTGTCGCCGATGCCGACACCGACACCGATACCGACCCCGACGACGCGGCGGCCGGCCACGCCCTCACCGCCGTGCACGAGCACCTGTCCCCGGCCCCCGCCTGA